GCTCACCGGCTGCAGCGTCTTGAAGATTTGTATGTGTACGGGGAATTGCTCCGTCATGTAAAAACTTGAACCAGATTTTTCCGTGTTCTTGTTCATTATTGGCGGTATCTGAAAATATTTTTGCGATTTGGGAATAGCCTTCTTGTTCGGCTTTTTTGGCATAAAAAGTATATTTATTTCTAGCCATAGACTCAGCAGCAAAAGCTGCCAGCAAGTTCTGCTCTGTCTTGCTTCCTTTTAGTTCCATGATACAAAGTTCCTCCCAAGATAGTTAAAATAAGGATTTATGATTCTTCAAATTGATCTTTTCCTGCGCCGCAAAGCGGGCATGTCCAGTCATCTGCTAAATCTTCAAAAGCAATGTTATCATTCTCTGCAGGGTCATAAACGTACCCGCACAAAATACAAGTATATTTTTTCATAAATTTCTCCTTATCACCATCAACTTTATTATATTA
The genomic region above belongs to Candidatus Gastranaerophilales bacterium and contains:
- a CDS encoding rubredoxin; this encodes MKKYTCILCGYVYDPAENDNIAFEDLADDWTCPLCGAGKDQFEES